The Streptomyces sp. NBC_01317 genomic interval GGCGCCTACGCCGGAGCAGGTGGAGAACCGCCTCTTCCTCTGCGAGCTCACGGCGCGCACGCTCCAGCAGGGTCTGGCGCTGCTGGGGATCCGGTCGCCGGAACGCCTCTGACGGAGCACGCCCGAGCGGCTGGGGGGCCGAAGTGACCACGGTGACCGTGGGGTTACCCGACCTGGCGGCTCCGCGCCCCGACGACCCCGCGCCCCGGCCGAGGCTGCTGCACCTGGGGCCCGGGGAGAGCGCGGACTTCGGGCGCGGGACGCCGCGCGACCCGGTCGCCGTACCGCTGCGGGATCCCGGTGTCCCGCAGGGCCGGGCGGATCACGGCGGCCGAGGACTACTGGCGGCTGTCCAACTTCAGCCGTACGAGCGCGATCCCCAGCATGGCCGTCTACGTGTGCTGGCTGGGCCAGCGCTTCACGGCGGAGGGCCTGACGGAGAACATGCCCGCCCTCGTCGCGGCCGGCTACCGGACGAGCGACAAGGCGATCGTGGACGCCGGCGGCGTACCCCCGCGTGTCCAGCCTCATGTGGACCAAGTCCTGCGCCACCTGCGGGAGTACACCAGGTGACCCCCCTGCTCCCCCGACCCTGACATCTGTCAGGACCGCACGCGGCCCTGTCCTCCTACCGTTCGAAGCACCACCACGGCGCTTCGGGACGGGGGACGGACATGGGCGGGGGACGCACATGAGCGGACACACCGGGCGGGGCAGGGGTGCGGTGACCCTCGCCCTGCTGGGTCTGCTGGGTCTGGCCTCTCCGCTCCTGGCCGCGTGTACGCCCCCGGGCGGTACGGCCACCGCCCCGCCGGCCACCGGCGCCCGGCGCGCCACCACCGCACCCCGTGAAACCACCCCCGCCGAGAAGGAGTTGCCGCGGCGGGCGGAGAAGATCCTGACGCGGGACTGCATGAAGAAGCGGGGATTCTCCTTCTGGGTCACCGCCGAACTCCCCGACCCCGTCGAGCGGTTGTTCCCGCACGTGATCGACGACCCGGCCTGGGCGGCGGCGCACGGATACGGACGGGACCTCCAGGAGCGCAGAACGGCGCTGGCCGCGGAGAACCCCAACCAGCGCTATTTCAGAGGCCTTTCGGCGGAACGGAAGTCCGCGGCGGTCCGGACGTCGAACGGGGCGAAGCCGGAAGGCCTCGAAGCGGACGTGCCGGGCATGGCAACGGTCCGGCACAGCGACGAGGGATGCGAGTCCGAGGCGCAGAAGTCCCTCTACACCGACCTGCGCGCCTGGTACCGCGCACGCAAGGTGACGGAGGCGCTGGTCATCGCCGTACACACGGCGGTGGAGGCGGACCCGGTCTACACCAAGGCCGTCGACCGCTGGTCGGTGTGCATGCGGGCGGAGGGACACCGTTACTCCTCCCCCGCCGAGGCACGGCGGACCTTCCTGCGCGGGCCGGACGGCAACGGCCGTACCGAGACCGAAACCGCGACGGCGGAGGCCCGTTGTGCCCTCTCCTCGCGCCTGGCGGAAACGGCGCGGGCGCTGGAGAGCGCCCGTCGCGAGGACACCGACGCCCGGTACCCCACCGAGGTCAGGGACAGGAAAGCGCTGGAGTACGGGGCGCTGAGCCGCGCCCGGACCCTCACACGAAACGGCTGATGTCACGCGTCACTCCGTGATGTCGGCCCTCACGAAAGGTACAGAAGGACCAATGAACAAGCTGAGCATGTACGCCGCCGGAGCGGTCACTCTCCTCGCCTTGACGGTCCCCGTCGCGAGCGCCCAGGCGGCGCCGGACGGATGTCGGTCCTTCCTCCGCCCTGCCGTACATCCGCGACGCCAGTCCCGTAGAGGAAGGTGGCGACCCACAGAGTCCACCAGGCGTTGATCAGACCGGATCGGGGGCGTGGTTGTATGACGAGATGGACAGCCTTGCCGCCTCGCCGGTCGCCGTGACCCTGCCCCTTCTGCGCTGGGGCCCGCCCGACGCCTCCCGCCACGCCCTGCTGCTCCACGGCCTGACCTCGGCGGGGGCGTGCTGGTGGCAACTGGCGGACGACCTGGCGGCGGCGGGCTGGGCCGTCACCGCCCCCGACCTGCGCGGCCACGGCCTGGCGCCCCGCACCCGCCGCTACGACATAGCCGGGTTCGCCGCCGACGTCCTGGCCCTGACTCCGGAGCACACCGGCAGCCCGGAGCACACCACCGTCCCCCGCCCCTGGGACCTCGTCGTCGGCCACTCCCTCGGCGGCCTGATCGCCACCGCCGCCGTCGACACCGCCCCCGGGTGGGCGGCGCGCCTCCTGCTGATCGACCCCGTGATCACCATCGCGGGCGGCGCGGACGACCTCGTACACGCGCTGACCGACGAACTCCGTGCCGAGCCGGACACACTGCTCCGCGACCACCCGCTCTGGCACCCCGAGGATGTCTCCCTCAAGGTGCAGGCCGCGGCGCGCACCAGCCCGTACGTCGTCGAGAGCGTCCTCCGGCAGAACATCCCCTGGTCATACGAAACGGCCCTCGCGCGCTCCACCTGCCCGGTGACCGTACTCGCCGCGGACCCCCACCACGACCCGTCCTTCACAGCGGAGGAAGGACGCCGCATCGAGGAGACGAAGGCGGACTTCCACTGGTCCGTCGTAGAGGGCGCCGGCCACTCCATCCAGCGGGACGCCCCGGCGGCGGTCTCGGCGGCGGCACTCACCGAATAGCGCGCGCCACGCCCACAACCGGCGCAGAATTCCCCCCGATACGATCTTCGGAACCTCTCTCCCTGACCAACATTTTTACGTGTTTTCACAACGGACCTGTGGGAAAGAACAACGCATTGAATCAGCCGCTCGGTAGGCTGGTTCGCGCGTATGAGGGTGGGGCCTGAGAGCGCGAATCTCTTTTTGCCCTGCCCTCGTCCGGTCCAAGAGGGGGGCTGGGATGAACCGTTCACCGTCCGACGGCGTTTTCGTGCCCAAGATAGTCGTGGCCATCGATTTCGGAACACACGGCTCCGGATTTGCCTGGGCAACCGTGTCGAATTTACAGAACATGACCAACAATCGCTTGATCGTCTACCAGGACTTCGTGACCCGGGGCGGCAGCAGCTCCTATCCGAAGGACCTGACGGCCGTCCTGGTGGATCGGGACGGAACCGCAGTGGAGTTCGGTTTCAAGGCCCGCAAACGCTGGCAAGCCGCAGACGCCCGGGGAAATCCGGACCGTCTCGGATACGCCACCAGGTTCAAGATGGCGTTACGGTCCGACGCCCCGCAGACCGACGTGACGCGCTTCCACGGCAGCCTCTCCCGTCCCGACCGGCGGACGGTGAAGAAGTTGATCTCGGACTGTCTCGGGAAGCTCTACCGGACAGCCCTCGAAGAGATCGACGCGACGAGCTTCCGCGGTATCGGATTCACGGAGGACGACATCCGCTGGTGCGTCACCGTACCCGCGATCTGGAGGGACGCCGAGAAACAGGCGATGCGCGACGCCGCTGCCGAGGCCAGCATGCCCTCCTCGGAGGAAAGGCTGCTGCTCGTCAGCGAGCCGGAGGCGGCGGCCATTTACTGCGCGCTCACCCCCGGCACCCTGCTCGGGCCGACGCGGCCGGAAGGCCGGCTCGACGTCGAGACAGCCGGCAGCCGCTTCATGGTGGTCGACTGCGGCGGCGGCACCGTCGACATCACCAGCTACCAGATCCGCACGGACGGCCTCGAAACCAACCGGCTGGCCGAGGTCGGCATCCCCGACGGCGGCCCGCTCGGATCGGCCTACATCAACCAGCACTTTGTCGAGCGGGTGCTCGCCGACCGTTTCGGCGTCGAGCAGTTGAAGGCACTGACGGTCTCCCATTCCCGGGAGATCGCCCTGCTGGAGGACCGCTGGGAGGAACAGAAGACCGGCCTGCACTCCGAGACGACCCCCGACGGTACGCCGGTCTTCACCGGCTCCTGTGACATCGAAGTGCCCGGCCGTCTCTGGGAGGCGCTCGCCGAGTCGACCAGGGAGCGGCTGACCGAGGAGGCGTTCGACGATCCGTACCACCTCGTCCTGACCCCGGAGGAGGTCACCGACCTTCACGAGTCGGTGGTCGGCCGCGTCCTGGAGACGATCGAGCGGCAGCGCCGGAGCGTGATCGACCACGGCACCGGCAACGGGGTGGACCAGATCCTCGTCGTCGGCGGATTCGCCCGCTCCACCTATCTGCGGGACCGGATCGCCCAGCGGTTCGGCGGCGAGGTCGAGGTCCTGATCCCGCAGGATCCCGCGGTCGCCGTCCTCGGCGGGGCCGTGCACTTCGCCTACGACCCCTCCGTCATCTGGGAACGCCGCTCCAAGTACACGTACGGATACGGCTGCTCCATGCCCTTCCGTGAGGGGGTGGACCCGGAGGTCAGGAGCTTCACCGACAGCGAAGGGGACGTGATGTGCAACAACCGATTCAGCATCATGGTGCGGCGCGGCGCACCGGTCCCCGTCGACCGGGTCGTCGCCAGGAGCATCGGGATTCCGGGAGTCGTCGCCGGCGCCGGCACGGTGGGCATCCCTTTGTTCGCGACCTTCAGCGACGATCCGCAGTACGACGACGAAGCGGGCGTCGAATTGGTGGGGACAGTCTCCGCAGACGTGTCCGGCTCCGAGAACCTGCGGTCGTCCGAGCACAGGCTCGACATCTACTTCGCCTTCGGCGGCTCGGAGATCGCCGTGGAGACCCGAGACCGGGTCAGTGGCGCGCGCCGCAACGCCACGATCACTTTCACGGAGTTGTACGGACGACACGGAAAGGCGGGTAATTGATTCATGGACCAGGCCACTTACGGCTACGGCGGTGAATTCGATGAGCACTACGAGCCCGTGCGGCAACCGGCCTCCATGTCGTCCAAGCGCGGAGGGGACAAGACGAACCAGCACGAAGGCGACACCGCCGCCTTGTACACGCAGTTACGCGAGCAGTTCACCCTGGACATCAACCGGCAGACCGAGATCCTCACCGCCCGGACGGACCGGGCAACGAACGCCGTACTCAGCGCCCTGGAAGGTCTCGGCGAGCGGGTCGACACCATGGCCCGCAACGTCGAGTTGCTGTTGAACGCCCTGCGCGACCAAGGGGTACGCGACGCGATCGACACAGGCCGCGCCACCTCCGACCTCCATCGTGATCACCTCCCGCTCGCCGAGACGTACCGGACGCTGGTGACGCAGTCCCTCCGGGACCTGGGGCGGCTGCTGTGCCCCAAGGAAGGAGACGAAGGGCGCACGGAGCTGGCGCGGCGCCGCGCCCGGGCCGTCGCGTACCTTGTCGTGCTCCTCTTCCACCCGCTCGACCGGCCGATGTCCAGCACCCAGGAGGAGATCGCCGCCCAACTGCGCGAACTCGGTCTGGCCACCGAAGTGCCGGGTTTCCGGGGCCAGTTCCCCGCCGTGTTCCAGCGGGCGTGGGAACTGCGCGAGGGCGTGGCGGGCCTCGCTCTCCCTGCCGCACTCGACTTCGGCACCGACGTGACGGCCCTGCCGGCGGACGGCTACCAGCCGTGGGAACAGCAGGCCGACGACGCGCGCCCGGAGTTCCTGATCGCTCCCGCGTACGTCGTGGGAGGCGACCGGCCGCGGAGCCTGAGCCGGCCCGTCGTGTTCCTCACCCCGGCGGTCCACCGGTGAACCGGCCGCTGAACCCGCGCGAAGTCGCCCTGGGCGTCCCCCTGGTGGACGACCGGCTCCTCCTCGAACTGCTCAACGACCTGCACACCGCGGACGACCTCGTACGGGCCACGGTGCGCGAGGGGTTCTTCGCCAGACTGCTGGGCCAGGTCACCGGGCGCCGGCGCAGACAGGACCTCGCCGTCACCGGCGCCCTGGTCGGCGCTCAACGCGACACCCTGGCCTGGCTGTCCGGCCTCACCACCCGGCTCGCCGTCACCGACCTGGTCGTCGCCGAGGTCTCCGACGAGGTGGCCCGGGTGCGCGAGGACGTGAAGGGGCTCGACGGCCGCGTGCGGTGGGCCGAGGGCAGCATCCGCGAACTCGCCCTCGTCCTGGCGGAACTCGCCGAACAGACCGGGCGCGGCCTGGCCGGGCACGACGAGCGGCTGCGCAAGGTCGAGAGCAGGCTCGCCATCGACGACGCGGTACGCCGCTGGCGCCACCCCCGCCCCGATCCGGGGCTGGGCCGCCTCTTCGGGGCCGTACTGCTGGCCCGGGAGGTCGCGGCCGGCCCCGCCGGGGAGTTCTCGGACACCGCACGCGACGCCCACGTCGAGCAGGAGCTGGTCGAGCGCATGCTCCAGGACCCGCCGACACCGTGGTACGACGGCGTCAGATCCGTGGCCGGCCTGCTCGCCGAAGCCACCCGCCATCTCCCGGGCGACGATCACAGGACCATGCTCGCGGAACTGCTGGGGGCGGGGCTTCGGGAGGAACTGACCCGTGCGCGCGGTCCGTTGAGCACCGCGCTCAGCACGGCGGCGGCGACCACGGTCCGGGGCACGGACCCCGACGCCGCGGCGACCAAGGCGCTGCGCGGCGCGGTCCGCAACGGCACCCGTTACGTCGCCGCGAGCCTGACCGCCGAGGAGTTGCTGCGGCAACTGGTCGGGGAGCAGTTCGCGGAGGCGGCCGCGCGCCGCTCCCGGCTCCAGGAGAAGGGGACAGGGACGGGGACAGCAGGGGCAGGGACAGCAGGGGCAGGGACGGGCACGGGGAGGGCCTCATGACCGGCTCGGCGGACTTCGTCGACCTTCGCCGAAAGGCCCTGGAGGTGGCCCTGCGTCCGGGGCCCGCGCGCCAGGAGCCGTCCCCCGCCCCGGCCGGCCGGTCCCGGGCGCCCCGCCCCCCGCACTCCTCCGTACGCATCGGGCTGGTGCTGGCGGGCGGCGGGGCCAAGGGCGCCTACGAGCTCGGAGTCCTGGACTACATGGCCGAGCGGGGCTTCCGCGTGTCCGCGATCGCCGGCACCAGCATCGGCGCCCTCAACGGCGCCGTACTGGCCAGCGGAGAGACCTTCTTCCACGGCGTCCAGCAACTGGCCGCTTTCTGGGAACGCTTCTCCGTCCGTATGGGAGTCCCGCCGTCCGAGGCCCGGGGGCTGCCGCTGGACGAGGCCGGTGTCGCCATGGAGAGCACGTCACAGCAGATACGGCGGCTGGGGCCGCGCCTGCGGGCTCTCAAGCAGCGGACCGGCCTGCTGGAAGAACTGATCGACGAGGCGGTGGACGCCGACCGCATCCGTGCCGGGCTGCCCGTGTGGGTCACCGCCTATCCGCTGACGACCCACCGTGCCGTGCCGGAACGGGTGCGGTACCTGAGGGAGGTCGGCCGCTGGATGGGCGGTGCGCGGGCCACCATCATCCGGCTCAACGACCTGGAGGCGCCGCAGGTCCGCGACGCCGTCCTGGCCAGCGCCGCGCTCCCGTTCGTCTTCCCGACCCGGGTGATCGACGGATGCGCGTACCTGGACGGCGGGCTGGGCCGCGGTGACCGTACGCCGGTACGCGCGTTCGCCTCGGCGGAGCACTGCGACGTCCTCGTCGTCCTGCACCTGCACCCCGATGCCCGGGTGGCGCCGGGCGCCGCCACCGGTCTCGTCCGCGTCGACATCCGGCCGAGCCTTCCGGTCGTACCCCCGGGCCCGCTCGGGCCGATGACCGGCTTGATGAACTTCTCGCCCGACCGTATGGCCGCCCTGCGCGTCCTCGGCTACCGCGACGCGACCCGGCGCTTCGACGAGATCGAGAAGCTCCTGGGACGCCGGGGCGCCCTCGATGAAGCCGAGTCCGCGATGCTGTCGGCCCTGCGGCGGCTCAAGGGCGAATCACCCGCGCCGTGAAGAGCGCGGGCCGACGAATCACCGAGCGAATCACCGAGCAACGAGGAACCACCGATCGCCGAGGGGGCGTAGTTGTCCGACCGCCTGGACGTGCTCACCGCCATCTACCAGTCCGACCGTGCCGACCGGTCCAGCACCCTCACCGTCAGCCTCGCCACCATGGGTGCCGCCGTCACGTACCTCGTGGGCACGATCGCCTTCTACGACAAACTCGACCTGCTGGGCTGGGCCATCAGTCTGCTGCCGTTCCCCCTGATCTGCGTCCTGGCCTTCCAGGCCCAGATGGTCAACCTGGCCGGCGTCCGGGCCCGCTCCATCCTCACCCTGGAGAAGGCGCTCCTGGACGCGGTGGAACCCCCGAACGGTCCCCGCCTGGACCGTGCCGTCCTCGGCGTCACCGCCAGCGAACGGGCCTCCAACCCGCACACTGCCGCCCGCTGGCAGCGCTCCGCGACCCTCATCGCATACCTGGGTGTCGGTCTCATCGACGTGCTCTACGTCGTGCTGATGCTGATCAAGGCCGCCCCGCACCTCTCCGTCTGGACAGCCGCGCCCGCCACGGTGTACGGCGTGCTCCTCGTCCTTGTGGCCCTGGCCTGGCACCACAGCGTCAGCAACCTCGACTTCAGCGCGGTGGGCGGCCCCTGACCCACGGCTGACACCAGGCATGGCACCGCATGGCGCCACCTGGCACCGGATGGCGCCACCTTTCGCCAAGGTGGCGCCATCACATTTTCGCAGGTCAGACCGGTCACGCAAGCCATTGCCCCCACAATGCCACCCCGAGGCTTGCGCATGGTGCCATTCTGATGCCATGATGGCGTCATGGACCTCACCCCGTATGTCGACTCCCTCCGCCGCGAACTCGCGGTGGCCGCCGAAGCCGGTGGCGACGAAGCCCGCGAGCTGGCCGACCGGCTCACCGCTCCGCTGGAGTCGGCGGCCCGGCTGACCATGCTCAACGTGCTCTCCGCCGCGACGGACGAGATCACCCGCGAACTCGCCCCCGGCTCGGTCGACGTACGGCTGCGCGGGATCGACCCCGACTTCGTGGTGACGCGGCCGCTCACCGACGGGGGCACCCCCGCCGAGCCGGCCGCGTCCGCCGAGCCGCTCAAGGCGCACGCGCCCGCCGACGGCGACGAGGGCGGCACCGCCCGCGTCAACCTCCGTCTGCCCGCGCCCCTCAAGGCCCGCGCCGAGGAGGCCGCGAACCGCGAGGGCCTGTCGGTCAACGCGTGGCTGGTACGGGCCGTGTCGGCCGCGGTCGACGGCGGCAGCCGGCCCCGTACGACCCAGAAGACCCAGTCCATCGGACAGAGCATCACGGGCTGGGTGCGCTGACCGCACCCCAACCGGCACGTCACCACTTCACCTCACTTCACCCACACCACGTCCCACCAGCGGGGACGCACCCACGACCCAAGAGGACG includes:
- a CDS encoding alpha/beta fold hydrolase is translated as MDSLAASPVAVTLPLLRWGPPDASRHALLLHGLTSAGACWWQLADDLAAAGWAVTAPDLRGHGLAPRTRRYDIAGFAADVLALTPEHTGSPEHTTVPRPWDLVVGHSLGGLIATAAVDTAPGWAARLLLIDPVITIAGGADDLVHALTDELRAEPDTLLRDHPLWHPEDVSLKVQAAARTSPYVVESVLRQNIPWSYETALARSTCPVTVLAADPHHDPSFTAEEGRRIEETKADFHWSVVEGAGHSIQRDAPAAVSAAALTE
- a CDS encoding Hsp70 family protein produces the protein MTNNRLIVYQDFVTRGGSSSYPKDLTAVLVDRDGTAVEFGFKARKRWQAADARGNPDRLGYATRFKMALRSDAPQTDVTRFHGSLSRPDRRTVKKLISDCLGKLYRTALEEIDATSFRGIGFTEDDIRWCVTVPAIWRDAEKQAMRDAAAEASMPSSEERLLLVSEPEAAAIYCALTPGTLLGPTRPEGRLDVETAGSRFMVVDCGGGTVDITSYQIRTDGLETNRLAEVGIPDGGPLGSAYINQHFVERVLADRFGVEQLKALTVSHSREIALLEDRWEEQKTGLHSETTPDGTPVFTGSCDIEVPGRLWEALAESTRERLTEEAFDDPYHLVLTPEEVTDLHESVVGRVLETIERQRRSVIDHGTGNGVDQILVVGGFARSTYLRDRIAQRFGGEVEVLIPQDPAVAVLGGAVHFAYDPSVIWERRSKYTYGYGCSMPFREGVDPEVRSFTDSEGDVMCNNRFSIMVRRGAPVPVDRVVARSIGIPGVVAGAGTVGIPLFATFSDDPQYDDEAGVELVGTVSADVSGSENLRSSEHRLDIYFAFGGSEIAVETRDRVSGARRNATITFTELYGRHGKAGN
- a CDS encoding patatin-like phospholipase family protein, whose translation is MTGSADFVDLRRKALEVALRPGPARQEPSPAPAGRSRAPRPPHSSVRIGLVLAGGGAKGAYELGVLDYMAERGFRVSAIAGTSIGALNGAVLASGETFFHGVQQLAAFWERFSVRMGVPPSEARGLPLDEAGVAMESTSQQIRRLGPRLRALKQRTGLLEELIDEAVDADRIRAGLPVWVTAYPLTTHRAVPERVRYLREVGRWMGGARATIIRLNDLEAPQVRDAVLASAALPFVFPTRVIDGCAYLDGGLGRGDRTPVRAFASAEHCDVLVVLHLHPDARVAPGAATGLVRVDIRPSLPVVPPGPLGPMTGLMNFSPDRMAALRVLGYRDATRRFDEIEKLLGRRGALDEAESAMLSALRRLKGESPAP